A region from the Polyangiaceae bacterium genome encodes:
- a CDS encoding TolC family protein → MARLLLALAVVMVASTAGAEPVRVTLADAMRRAERHAPTLGPKRAAVAGARGVRSAADTALATPPRLEVDVGPRWHGQPKEVGVDASVGLWQDLSLGGYGGARKSYAQALEMEARAQLAVGQRDAKTQAALAWVDARLARELVRIRKESLTDAQEIARIAAARVRAGSVPPSEQSMAQALVGRAKADMLDARGRGFVADADLRTLIGVSAEPVGPLDARDGALDRTRVLSWVRRGQPDVAAAEARAVRSARAADLTEAGGKPFIAIGPQVTREATGDWLLLGRVSFPLPVVNPAAVETARARSEAMMAHAEVKAARALLERDVRLALEEREHSRELRNALRDGAIAPAREALRQTKSQYQAGSVDLSAVLAARRELLLSEERWAEAAADVRRADIHLARIVGRDPWQLQGAKQ, encoded by the coding sequence ATGGCCCGTCTTCTCTTGGCGCTGGCGGTGGTGATGGTCGCGTCCACCGCCGGGGCGGAGCCCGTGCGCGTGACCTTGGCGGACGCCATGCGCCGTGCGGAACGGCATGCTCCGACCCTGGGGCCGAAGCGCGCCGCGGTGGCTGGGGCTCGGGGAGTCCGGTCGGCGGCGGACACCGCCCTCGCCACCCCGCCCCGCCTGGAAGTGGACGTAGGACCGCGCTGGCATGGCCAACCCAAGGAGGTCGGCGTCGATGCCAGCGTGGGGCTCTGGCAAGACCTGTCCCTCGGGGGCTACGGCGGTGCCCGCAAGAGCTACGCGCAGGCTCTGGAAATGGAAGCGCGGGCTCAGCTCGCCGTGGGGCAGCGGGACGCGAAGACACAGGCAGCGCTGGCCTGGGTCGACGCGCGGCTGGCCCGAGAGCTAGTGCGTATCCGTAAGGAGTCGCTGACCGACGCTCAGGAAATCGCGCGCATCGCCGCGGCGCGCGTGCGCGCCGGCAGCGTCCCGCCTTCGGAGCAGAGCATGGCGCAGGCGCTCGTGGGGCGCGCCAAGGCCGACATGCTCGACGCCCGCGGACGGGGCTTCGTGGCAGACGCGGATCTGCGCACGTTGATCGGCGTTTCCGCGGAGCCCGTCGGCCCCCTGGACGCACGGGATGGCGCCCTCGATCGCACGCGGGTCCTCAGCTGGGTGCGCCGCGGTCAGCCCGACGTGGCCGCAGCGGAGGCTCGGGCCGTGCGCTCGGCCCGCGCTGCGGATCTCACCGAGGCCGGCGGCAAGCCGTTCATCGCCATCGGGCCGCAGGTCACGCGGGAGGCCACGGGAGACTGGCTCTTGCTCGGACGCGTGTCGTTCCCCCTGCCGGTGGTGAACCCCGCCGCCGTGGAGACGGCGCGCGCCCGCTCCGAAGCAATGATGGCCCACGCGGAGGTCAAAGCGGCGCGCGCGCTGCTGGAGCGCGACGTGCGTCTGGCGCTGGAAGAGCGCGAGCATTCGCGAGAGCTCCGCAATGCGCTGCGCGACGGCGCCATCGCGCCCGCACGAGAAGCACTGCGCCAGACCAAGAGCCAATACCAAGCCGGCAGCGTGGATCTCAGCGCGGTGCTGGCCGCGCGCCGCGAGCTCTTGCTGTCCGAAGAACGTTGGGCGGAGGCCGCCGCGGACGTGCGGCGTGCCGACATTCACCTGGCCCGCATCGTGGGCCGCGATCCCTGGCAGCTCCAAGGAGCGAAGCAATGA
- a CDS encoding AMP-binding protein, protein MLAERFVQVTEGGGSRLAIEDDVEAVSFAELGRRAERVAGALAAQGLAGARVAMLVTQGSRWLEAFFGIVLAGGSAVPLSPLHPETEQRWFVEASKSRAIIVSHELAPRVEPYCQGLPVLDVEQLRTHASGPRREHGDDDVAVILYTSGTTGKPKGALITHANLAQLADLVGSAWRWSEDDVLLHCLPLHHLHGLGIALFVSLLAGGTTRMIEKFDAPRLWDEMPRATVLMGVPTMHKKLLDALDSAPEEQATRWRTGAGHLRLVTSGSAALPVTVGERWRELTGHYPLERFGMTEIGVGCSNPIDGPRVPGSCGPPLPGMDIRIVGEDGKDVAPGEPGEIWIRGPSVFAGYDENPEATRAAFVDGWFLSGDTATFVEGGYVKILGRTSVDILKSGGYKLSALEIEEVLRQHEAIADVAVVGLPDETWGEIAVAAVLLRPGQRVEEEAVRSWAKERIAAYKVPKRVVVLDDFPRNPVGKVVKPELTKLLASD, encoded by the coding sequence ATGCTGGCTGAACGCTTTGTCCAGGTCACGGAAGGAGGCGGCTCCCGCCTCGCCATCGAAGACGACGTCGAGGCCGTCTCCTTCGCGGAGCTCGGCCGGCGAGCCGAGCGCGTGGCCGGGGCCCTGGCGGCCCAAGGCCTGGCCGGTGCTCGGGTAGCGATGTTGGTGACCCAGGGGTCCCGCTGGCTGGAGGCCTTCTTCGGCATCGTCCTGGCGGGCGGCAGCGCCGTGCCCCTCTCCCCCCTCCATCCGGAGACGGAGCAGCGTTGGTTCGTGGAGGCTTCCAAGAGCCGCGCGATCATCGTCAGTCACGAGCTCGCCCCCCGCGTGGAGCCGTACTGCCAGGGACTCCCGGTGCTCGACGTGGAGCAGCTCCGGACACACGCCAGCGGGCCGCGCCGGGAGCATGGGGACGACGACGTCGCCGTCATCCTCTACACCAGCGGCACGACCGGCAAGCCCAAGGGCGCCCTCATCACCCACGCAAACCTCGCCCAGCTGGCGGATCTCGTCGGCAGCGCCTGGCGCTGGAGCGAAGACGACGTGCTCTTGCACTGCTTGCCGCTGCATCATCTCCACGGCCTCGGCATCGCGCTGTTCGTGTCGCTGCTGGCCGGCGGTACCACGCGCATGATCGAAAAGTTCGACGCGCCGCGGCTGTGGGACGAGATGCCTCGCGCCACCGTGCTGATGGGCGTGCCCACCATGCACAAGAAGCTGCTCGACGCTCTGGATTCCGCTCCGGAAGAGCAGGCCACGCGCTGGCGCACCGGTGCCGGCCACCTGCGCCTCGTCACCAGTGGGTCCGCCGCGTTGCCCGTCACCGTGGGGGAGCGCTGGCGGGAGCTCACCGGTCACTACCCGCTGGAGCGCTTCGGCATGACCGAGATCGGCGTCGGCTGCTCCAATCCCATCGACGGTCCGCGCGTGCCGGGAAGCTGCGGCCCGCCGTTGCCGGGCATGGACATTCGCATCGTGGGGGAAGACGGCAAGGACGTGGCGCCCGGTGAGCCCGGAGAGATCTGGATCCGCGGGCCTTCGGTGTTCGCCGGCTACGACGAAAACCCCGAGGCCACGCGCGCCGCCTTCGTGGACGGCTGGTTTCTGAGCGGCGATACCGCCACCTTCGTCGAAGGCGGCTACGTCAAGATCCTCGGACGCACGTCCGTCGACATCCTGAAGAGCGGTGGCTACAAGCTGTCCGCCCTCGAGATCGAGGAAGTGCTGCGCCAGCACGAGGCCATCGCGGACGTCGCCGTCGTCGGCTTGCCCGACGAAACCTGGGGCGAAATCGCGGTAGCCGCCGTGCTCCTGCGACCCGGTCAGCGCGTCGAAGAAGAAGCCGTGCGCAGCTGGGCCAAGGAACGCATCGCCGCTTACAAGGTGCCCAAGCGCGTCGTGGTGCTCGACGACTTCCCGCGCAACCCCGTCGGCAAAGTGGTCAAACCGGAGCTCACCAAACTGCTCGCTTCCGATTGA
- a CDS encoding Glu/Leu/Phe/Val dehydrogenase yields the protein MGVFDLLAKYDYGELHLERDAASGLRAIIAIHDTRLGPSLGGCRFIHYDDEESAIVDALRLARGMTFKAAITGLSLGGGKSVIMRPKAEFDRSALFRAFGKFVDDLGGHYITAEDSGTSIEDMEIIRTMTQHVTGAKPEHGGSGDPSPFTALGVRRGIEACVAFTMNRKSIEGLHVAVQGVGHVGYHLCKELHELGAKLTVADVDPLKAERAERELGAEVVPLDRIFSVECDVLAPCALGSALNDDTIPKLACKIVAGAANNQLAEPRHGDDLMQRGVLYAPDYAINAGGLINVATEIDGYDAEKSRAKVMKIYDTIFEIADRAQKAMKPTYVIADTMAQERLAQAN from the coding sequence ATGGGAGTCTTCGATCTGCTCGCGAAGTACGACTACGGCGAGCTTCATCTCGAGCGCGACGCCGCCAGCGGTCTGCGCGCCATCATCGCCATCCACGACACGCGCCTGGGGCCCTCCCTCGGCGGTTGCCGTTTCATTCACTACGACGACGAAGAGAGCGCCATCGTCGATGCGCTGCGTCTCGCTCGCGGCATGACCTTCAAGGCGGCCATCACCGGCCTCTCTCTGGGCGGCGGCAAGTCCGTGATCATGCGCCCCAAAGCGGAGTTCGATCGCTCGGCGCTGTTCCGCGCCTTCGGCAAGTTCGTCGACGACCTCGGGGGGCACTACATCACCGCCGAGGACAGCGGCACCAGCATCGAGGACATGGAGATCATCCGCACCATGACCCAGCACGTGACGGGTGCGAAGCCGGAGCACGGCGGCAGCGGGGATCCGAGCCCGTTCACCGCGCTCGGCGTTCGGCGCGGCATCGAGGCGTGCGTGGCGTTCACCATGAATCGCAAGTCCATCGAAGGCCTGCACGTGGCCGTGCAGGGCGTCGGGCACGTCGGTTACCACTTGTGCAAGGAGCTTCACGAGCTCGGCGCCAAGCTCACCGTCGCGGACGTGGACCCACTGAAGGCGGAGCGCGCCGAGCGCGAGCTGGGGGCGGAGGTGGTGCCGTTGGATCGCATCTTCTCCGTGGAGTGCGACGTGCTGGCCCCCTGCGCGCTGGGCAGCGCGCTCAACGACGACACCATCCCCAAGCTCGCCTGCAAGATCGTGGCGGGGGCCGCGAACAACCAGCTCGCGGAGCCCCGCCACGGGGATGATCTGATGCAGCGTGGGGTCTTGTATGCGCCCGACTACGCCATCAATGCCGGTGGTCTCATCAACGTGGCGACGGAGATCGACGGCTACGACGCGGAGAAATCCCGCGCCAAGGTCATGAAGATCTACGACACCATTTTCGAGATCGCCGACCGTGCGCAGAAGGCCATGAAGCCCACTTACGTCATCGCCGATACGATGGCGCAGGAGCGTTTGGCGCAGGCGAATTGA
- a CDS encoding sigma 54-interacting transcriptional regulator: MALLVDVDADEQENLEQNFPTISFTAAHGVARAAALAETHAPSLALVNLGVEDPEPGLGLVHKLTSAGWRVLVLLSERDTDLAFRAGQRGARDCLSVPLTPAGMGKIKNHGAAAAQVEQQVEAAAMLESASPSMRSAVDVVLKSAKSDAPVLIRGESGTGKSLLAAELHRLSPRAAGPFVEVSCPALPEHLLAAELFGHARGAFTGAVRDRVGRVETADGGTLFLDEIGDLSPGLQVQLLRFLQDHSFERLGESRTRRSNVRIVAATNRDLEADVAAGRFRLDLYYRLGVVDVRIPSLRERSEDILRLAEHILVQKARAEGSEPRKLGESAKSALLAHRWPGNVRELENELSRALVLCSGQVLEASDLSERIVTPERKVPFLGGHFSLDEIEREHIERVLSRSRSFEAAAAELGIDDSTLWRKRKRMRLSVRKVNGNGSSTRLAGARVNSPAPNAPAPSYRR; the protein is encoded by the coding sequence ATGGCGCTCCTCGTCGACGTCGATGCCGACGAACAAGAGAATCTCGAACAGAACTTCCCGACCATCTCCTTCACTGCTGCCCACGGCGTCGCCCGCGCGGCGGCGTTGGCCGAGACCCACGCGCCTTCCCTGGCCCTGGTGAACCTGGGCGTGGAGGACCCCGAGCCCGGCTTGGGCCTGGTGCACAAGCTGACCAGCGCCGGTTGGCGCGTGCTCGTGCTCCTCTCGGAGCGCGACACCGACCTCGCGTTCCGCGCAGGCCAGCGCGGCGCGCGTGATTGTCTGTCGGTGCCGCTCACGCCCGCGGGCATGGGCAAGATCAAGAACCACGGCGCCGCCGCGGCGCAGGTGGAGCAGCAGGTGGAGGCGGCGGCGATGCTCGAGTCCGCGTCGCCCAGCATGCGCTCCGCCGTGGACGTGGTGCTGAAGAGCGCCAAGAGCGACGCGCCGGTGTTGATCCGCGGCGAAAGCGGGACCGGCAAGAGCCTGCTGGCCGCGGAGCTGCATCGCTTGAGCCCCCGCGCCGCGGGTCCCTTCGTGGAGGTGAGCTGCCCCGCGTTGCCGGAGCACCTGCTCGCGGCGGAGCTCTTCGGTCACGCTCGCGGCGCCTTCACCGGCGCGGTGAGGGATCGCGTGGGCCGCGTGGAGACCGCCGATGGCGGCACGCTGTTCCTCGACGAGATCGGCGATCTTTCCCCGGGCCTCCAGGTGCAGCTCCTGCGCTTCCTGCAGGATCACTCCTTCGAGCGCCTGGGGGAGAGCCGCACGCGGCGCTCCAACGTGCGCATCGTGGCGGCCACCAACCGCGATCTGGAAGCCGACGTGGCCGCGGGGCGCTTCCGCCTGGACCTCTATTACCGCCTGGGCGTAGTGGACGTGCGCATCCCCTCGCTGCGCGAGCGGTCCGAGGACATCTTGCGCTTGGCCGAGCACATCTTGGTGCAGAAGGCCCGCGCGGAGGGCAGCGAGCCCCGCAAGCTCGGGGAGAGCGCCAAGAGCGCGCTGCTCGCCCATCGCTGGCCGGGCAATGTGCGCGAGCTCGAGAACGAGCTCTCCCGGGCGTTGGTGCTGTGCTCCGGTCAGGTGCTCGAGGCGAGCGACCTCTCCGAGCGCATCGTGACGCCCGAGCGCAAGGTGCCGTTCTTGGGCGGCCACTTCTCGCTGGACGAGATCGAGCGGGAGCACATCGAGCGCGTGCTGTCTCGCTCGCGTAGCTTCGAGGCGGCCGCCGCGGAGCTCGGCATCGACGACTCCACCCTGTGGCGCAAGCGCAAGCGCATGCGGCTCAGCGTGCGGAAGGTGAACGGCAACGGCTCTTCCACACGCCTCGCCGGTGCTCGCGTCAATTCGCCTGCGCCAAACGCTCCTGCGCCATCGTATCGGCGATGA
- the tatA gene encoding twin-arginine translocase TatA/TatE family subunit — protein MGSFSAVHWLVVIVVCLLVFGPKRLGEAGQGLGDAIRNFKKGLAESDAEDAPPPRQIRGSRNRR, from the coding sequence ATGGGAAGCTTCAGCGCCGTTCACTGGCTGGTCGTGATCGTGGTCTGTCTGCTGGTTTTTGGCCCCAAACGCCTGGGCGAGGCCGGCCAGGGGTTGGGGGACGCAATCCGCAACTTCAAGAAGGGACTGGCGGAATCGGACGCCGAAGACGCGCCTCCCCCCCGGCAAATTCGCGGATCTAGGAACCGCCGCTGA
- a CDS encoding PilZ domain-containing protein: protein MSDERRQAPRHHAYVGAEIDLGDGPVRSAITHDGSASGLLLLTRARLEVGQEVTINCFLGEGKPTVVRGKVVRQEPLGPEENSLWRSKVAVEMAEPNADLAKHFEKVSARQAVTYGKD from the coding sequence ATGAGTGACGAACGGCGACAAGCTCCTCGACATCACGCCTACGTGGGTGCGGAGATCGATTTGGGGGACGGTCCGGTGCGCAGCGCCATCACCCACGACGGCAGCGCTTCCGGTCTCTTGCTGCTGACCCGGGCGCGGCTCGAGGTGGGGCAGGAAGTGACCATCAACTGCTTTTTGGGTGAGGGAAAGCCCACCGTGGTGCGCGGCAAGGTGGTGCGGCAGGAGCCGCTGGGGCCGGAAGAGAACAGCCTGTGGCGCTCCAAGGTGGCCGTGGAGATGGCCGAGCCGAACGCCGATCTGGCCAAGCACTTCGAGAAGGTGAGCGCGCGGCAGGCGGTCACCTACGGCAAGGACTGA
- a CDS encoding group 1 truncated hemoglobin, protein MSEESLFSELGGEPALRRVIDRFVDRIFDDMMIGFFFRNASRERIKEKEYEFAAKHLGAGVAYTGKPIREAHAPHPIMGGQFMRRLKILDDTLREMGVPERVREHWIRHTESLRPLVTRDSGGRCDPDQARQRVRDLAQNGETGEPPAEDA, encoded by the coding sequence ATGAGCGAGGAGAGCCTGTTCTCGGAGCTCGGCGGAGAGCCAGCGCTCCGCCGCGTCATCGATCGCTTCGTCGACCGCATTTTCGACGACATGATGATCGGCTTCTTCTTCCGAAATGCCAGCCGCGAGCGCATCAAGGAGAAGGAATACGAATTCGCCGCGAAGCATTTGGGAGCGGGCGTGGCCTACACCGGCAAGCCCATCCGCGAGGCCCACGCGCCACATCCGATCATGGGCGGACAGTTCATGCGTCGCTTGAAGATCTTGGACGACACCCTGCGAGAGATGGGCGTTCCCGAGCGAGTGCGCGAGCATTGGATCCGTCACACGGAGAGCCTCCGACCCTTGGTGACGCGAGATTCCGGAGGCCGCTGCGACCCGGATCAGGCGCGCCAGCGGGTGCGGGATCTTGCCCAGAACGGCGAGACGGGTGAGCCTCCGGCGGAGGACGCATGA
- a CDS encoding M15 family metallopeptidase has translation MRLSRWLAVVLAVFVGVALLSSPEAADAAKKSHDKKHHKKSAKSTAKPKRERSEEPAKKKKFRGVCRLQRAKTFLERDHFVRHGQLQPLRHQKALKWRIEHYGRIPGVPFEKLNPTSAFSHAKQVRFMGLPIQIHEDIAPALACVEKRIKKTCNKKGRKYVPRAIGGFRQANTYRGGEVSNHLFGIAVDIDPNRNPCCGCVDPWPTHPACKKDTKRVIEKAELTQCWVDAFERYGFYWLGKDSLQDTMHFEFLGDPDRIIP, from the coding sequence ATGCGCTTGTCTCGCTGGCTGGCCGTGGTCCTCGCGGTGTTCGTGGGTGTGGCTCTGTTGAGCTCGCCGGAGGCCGCCGATGCGGCCAAGAAGTCGCACGATAAGAAGCACCACAAGAAGAGCGCCAAGAGCACCGCCAAGCCGAAGCGCGAGCGCTCCGAGGAGCCCGCGAAGAAGAAGAAGTTCCGCGGCGTGTGTCGCTTGCAGCGCGCCAAGACGTTCCTCGAGCGCGATCACTTCGTGCGCCACGGGCAGCTGCAACCGCTCCGGCATCAAAAGGCGCTCAAGTGGCGCATCGAGCACTACGGTCGCATTCCCGGAGTGCCCTTCGAGAAGCTGAACCCCACGTCGGCCTTCTCCCACGCCAAGCAAGTGCGCTTCATGGGCTTGCCCATTCAGATCCACGAGGACATCGCGCCGGCCCTCGCGTGCGTGGAAAAGCGAATCAAGAAGACCTGCAACAAGAAGGGCCGCAAGTACGTGCCACGCGCCATCGGCGGCTTTCGTCAGGCCAACACGTACCGCGGCGGCGAGGTCTCCAACCATCTCTTCGGCATTGCCGTGGACATCGATCCCAATCGCAATCCGTGCTGCGGTTGCGTGGATCCGTGGCCCACGCACCCCGCGTGCAAGAAGGACACGAAGCGCGTGATCGAGAAGGCGGAGCTCACCCAGTGCTGGGTGGACGCCTTCGAGCGCTACGGCTTCTACTGGCTCGGCAAGGACTCGCTACAAGACACCATGCACTTCGAGTTCCTCGGCGATCCGGATCGCATCATTCCGTAG
- a CDS encoding helix-turn-helix domain-containing protein, with the protein MTPTATPVVRVNHAPVTPEWVSCCGADRTLDDLLEAKAAGLPISEAQLEQVLSATKDDARRARGLLELARLLAGRGRAASALACYQRAATVARSEGLAALAVHADVRAETKRAQLSLPIHGLGRASREASELGDRRLIALVRDCEAEIYCHQQRPLATLRAAKQALVEYEAIGAVAEAAAVLCGVSLAYVELDALDQADLWLEQLLAELPESEVRTRAYGVFGAARVHMARARWDDASTTLTTSAALAQAAADSYLHAHISYWEGELRLAELRYGQASVCFRRAARLAAELGDFELAALARAAAAIGDQLDGDAEGASALMRAALPPATASLPTLGVLRLRKAQLELLEAGREIAELGETAAQWLGPEGRPLARSSASFRFASNLVVARPNRAVAASLLRVAQDFGSVCMDGNTATINGPKLRALLAALCQQRLEAPAAWLSYDELADALWGKERISRSSRDNRLRVLVSRLRQLALGSELQGSAQGFRLAPTRVLIVG; encoded by the coding sequence ATGACTCCGACTGCCACGCCCGTCGTGCGTGTCAATCACGCGCCGGTCACGCCAGAGTGGGTATCGTGCTGTGGAGCGGACCGCACGCTCGATGACTTGCTCGAGGCAAAGGCCGCAGGTCTGCCCATTTCGGAGGCGCAGCTCGAACAGGTCCTGAGTGCCACCAAGGACGACGCCCGACGCGCGCGGGGCTTGCTCGAGCTGGCGCGGCTTCTGGCAGGGCGAGGGCGAGCCGCAAGCGCGCTCGCTTGTTACCAGCGTGCAGCGACCGTTGCGCGTAGCGAAGGCCTGGCGGCTCTCGCGGTGCACGCGGACGTTCGCGCTGAGACCAAGCGGGCCCAGTTGAGCTTGCCAATCCACGGATTGGGCCGGGCGTCGCGAGAAGCGAGCGAGCTGGGCGATCGCCGACTCATCGCGCTGGTGCGGGACTGCGAGGCGGAAATCTACTGCCACCAGCAACGCCCCTTGGCGACCCTTCGAGCGGCCAAGCAAGCCCTCGTGGAGTACGAAGCCATCGGCGCGGTGGCGGAGGCCGCCGCTGTGCTGTGCGGCGTGAGCTTGGCGTACGTGGAGCTCGACGCTCTGGACCAGGCAGATCTCTGGCTGGAGCAGCTGCTGGCGGAGCTTCCCGAGAGCGAGGTGCGCACCCGTGCTTACGGCGTCTTCGGAGCTGCGCGCGTTCACATGGCGCGCGCCCGATGGGACGACGCCAGCACCACCCTGACCACCAGCGCCGCACTGGCACAGGCCGCAGCGGACAGCTACCTGCACGCCCACATCAGCTATTGGGAAGGCGAGCTTCGCCTTGCGGAGCTTCGCTACGGCCAGGCGAGCGTATGCTTTCGTCGTGCAGCTCGCTTGGCTGCCGAGCTCGGCGATTTCGAGCTCGCCGCCTTGGCTCGGGCCGCTGCGGCCATCGGGGATCAGCTCGATGGCGATGCCGAAGGGGCGTCAGCGCTGATGCGCGCCGCGCTTCCACCCGCGACTGCGTCGCTCCCCACCTTGGGCGTGCTCCGGCTGCGCAAGGCCCAGCTCGAGCTGCTCGAGGCCGGGCGCGAGATCGCGGAGCTCGGCGAGACGGCGGCGCAGTGGCTCGGACCGGAAGGTCGTCCCTTGGCTCGATCCTCGGCAAGCTTTCGCTTTGCCAGCAATCTGGTCGTCGCCCGCCCCAACCGGGCCGTGGCGGCCAGTTTGCTGCGGGTGGCCCAAGACTTCGGCTCCGTGTGCATGGACGGGAACACCGCGACCATCAACGGCCCGAAGCTGCGCGCGCTGCTCGCGGCGCTCTGTCAGCAGCGGCTGGAAGCACCGGCGGCTTGGCTCTCGTACGACGAGCTCGCAGACGCCCTGTGGGGCAAGGAGCGCATCAGCCGCTCGTCACGCGACAACCGCCTGCGCGTCTTGGTGTCGCGCCTTCGGCAGCTTGCCCTCGGCAGCGAGCTCCAAGGCTCAGCGCAGGGCTTTCGGCTGGCGCCGACCCGAGTGCTGATTGTCGGCTGA
- a CDS encoding tetratricopeptide repeat protein: MFDHEPREVAPTCGALLGGEPAPAGVYPGAAYAQLRAGRKGLVRGDLDEAERGYCRAVAFDPRNLAANVELARVLVMRRDGRAAADAARAALRIAPEDRGALLALGDALAMNGDLSDAREPLMRGSGVDPNDEPARASLTKAQMQLAERAARRREYLTEERFYRRAFALSPTNANAAQGVAGALVKQDKFDAALVWARRAAKVDPSATRQVYVGDVLSRSGDKAGATAAYKKAVELDPSNPEARARAMTHGN, from the coding sequence GTGTTCGACCACGAGCCCCGCGAGGTGGCGCCCACCTGCGGCGCGCTGCTGGGCGGAGAGCCGGCTCCCGCCGGGGTGTACCCGGGCGCGGCCTATGCGCAGCTCCGCGCGGGTCGCAAAGGCTTGGTGCGGGGAGATCTCGACGAGGCCGAGCGGGGCTACTGCCGCGCCGTCGCCTTCGATCCGCGAAACCTCGCGGCCAACGTGGAGCTCGCGCGCGTGCTGGTGATGCGCCGCGACGGCCGCGCCGCGGCGGACGCCGCCCGCGCGGCGCTGCGCATCGCGCCGGAAGATCGCGGCGCCCTCTTGGCGCTGGGCGACGCCCTCGCGATGAACGGCGACCTCTCCGATGCCCGAGAGCCCTTGATGCGTGGCTCCGGCGTGGACCCCAACGACGAGCCTGCGCGGGCGAGCCTCACCAAAGCGCAGATGCAGCTGGCGGAGCGCGCTGCGCGGCGCCGCGAGTACCTGACGGAAGAGCGCTTCTACCGTCGCGCCTTCGCGCTATCGCCCACCAACGCGAACGCCGCCCAAGGCGTGGCCGGCGCCCTGGTGAAACAGGACAAGTTCGACGCCGCGCTGGTGTGGGCCCGCCGCGCCGCAAAGGTCGACCCATCCGCCACCCGTCAGGTGTACGTCGGTGACGTGCTCTCGAGATCCGGTGACAAGGCTGGCGCTACCGCGGCCTACAAGAAAGCCGTGGAGCTCGATCCCTCGAATCCCGAGGCCCGCGCCCGCGCCATGACGCACGGGAACTGA